The following DNA comes from Myxococcus stipitatus.
TGCTCGCCGTCGTCCACAAGCGGGACGATGCACGCAAGCTCTGCGAGCTGGTGGACGCGGAGGTTCACGGGCCACAGACGTTGCACCTGTCGGCCCTCATGTGCCCCGAGCATCGCTCGAACGTCCTCGCGGACATCCGCGCGCGGAAGGCCCGGGGAGAACCGGTGCGGTTGGTGGCCACCCAGCTCGTCGAGGCCGGAGTGGACCTGGACTTCGCCATTGTCTACCGGAGTCTCGCGGGGCTGGACTCCCTGGCGCAGGCCGCCGGCCGCTGCAACCGCGAAGGGCTGCTGGCGGGGCTCGGCGAGCTGCGCCTCTACGAGGCGGAGACACAGCCGCCCCGAGGCGTTCCCCAGGCGGCGCTGGCGGTGACGCGGACCCTGCGCGAGCAGTATCCCGACCTGGACCTGTTCGCGCCCGAGAGCTTCCGCCTCTACTTCGAGCGGCTCTATGCGAACGCCAGCCGGGATGGAAAAGGCATCCAGAAGCACCGGGAGGAGCTGCGCTTCGAGGCCACCTCGAAGGCGTTCAAGCTGGTCGAGGACGAGTGGAGCGCGCCCGTCGTCGTGCCGTACCCGGGCTGCGAGCCCTGGCTCGATGAGCTCAGACGACTGGGCCCCTCCCGCGAGCGGCTGCGGGCCTTGCAGCGCTTCACGGTGACGGTCCCCCGCAAGCTGCGCGATGCCTGGGTCGAGCGCGAGCTGGCGCGGTTCGCCTCGGACACGGTGGTGTTCCTCGGGCCGGAGCATGGGCCCGCCTACGACGAGACCTTCGGCCTGGTGCCGGCGCGTGTCGGAATCCTCGACCCGCACCTGCTCATCCCAGGATGACTGGCGACTTTCAGGAGGAATGGATGAAGACAGCAGCGAGCAAACGGATGCGCGTGCGCGCCCGGGGGCCGGTGGCCTGTTTCACGCGGCCGGAGATGAAGGCGGAGCGGGTCAGCTACGAGGTGATGACACCCTCGGCCGCCCGAGGCGTGCTGGAGGCCATCCTCTGGAAACCGGCGATTCGCTGGCACATCCACGAGATTGCCGTCCTGGCCGAGGTCCGGTGGACGAGCTTCCGGCGCAACGAGGTGAACAGCCGCGCGGTGGTGGGGAAGTTCGACTACGCCGCCGACGAGGACCGCGCCCAACGCAACACGGTGGCGCTGCGCGATGTGGACTACCTCATCACCGCCTCCTTCTCGATGGTGCCCGGAAAGAGCGGCCCCGAGGACAACGTCCGCAAGTTCGAGGAGATGTTCGAGCGACGCCTGGAAAAGGGACAGTTCTTCCAGGCCCCCTACCTGGGGTGCCGCGAGTTCGCGGCGCGGGTGGAGCCGGCCTCCGCGGACCTGAACCCCTTGGCCTCGGAGCACCGCTCGCTCGGGCTGATGTTCTTCGATTTCGACTTCGGCGAGCCCGGAGGCACGGTGCGCCCGCTGTTCTTCGAGGGACGCCTGGACCGGGGCGTGCTCCAGGTGCCGACCCGAGACGAGGTCCTGAAGCACAACGGGGGATTGTCATGATGCTCACCGCGCTCAATGACTATGCACGGGAGCGAGGTCTGGTGGACGACCCGCTCTACGAGACCAAGGCCGTCGACTTCCTCATCCGGCTCGATCGCAAGGGAAAGCTCCTCGGCCTGGAGCCCACCCAGGACGAGAAGGGGCGGGGAATCCCCATGTCGATTCCCCGGCTCCCACCGCGCTCGGTGAACGTGTCCGCGGGCTTCCTGGCGGACAACACCAAGTACGTGCTGGGGCACGACCCGGAGACCGCATCGCGCGAGGGCAAGGCCAACAAGGGCGTGGCGCGTCTGGCCGCGTTCTTGAAACTCGTGCGAGAGGCCCTCGCGGACGTCGACGTGCCGGAGCTGCGCGCGGTGGAGGGGTTCCTCGCCAATGACGCGGCGCGGGCGAAGGCCATCGCGGAGCGCAGCGCCGAGGAATGGACGGGCGCGGAGATGCTCGCGTTCAAGGTGGGGGACTCGACGGAGCTGGTGCATGAGCTTCCGGACGTTCGCGCGTGGTGGGAGCGACGGAGCCAGAAGGTGGCCTCCCTGGGGAAGAAGGGGCTCTGCCTGGTGAGCGGGAAGATGGGTGTCCTGGCGGATACTCATCCCAAGCTCAAGAACGTGCCTTCGGCCCAAGGGGCGGGGGCCTCGCTGGTGTCGTTCAACGCGAGCGCTTTCACGTCGCATGGGTTCGAGCAGGGCGACAACGCGCCCGTCTCGCAGCAGGCCGCCCTGGGCTACACGGCCGCGCTGAACGACCTGCTCCGCAAGTCGGACGAGCGCCGCTTTCGACAGGGCATCCAGCTCGGGGAGGACTCGGTGCTGGTCTTCTGGACGAACAGCACGGCCGAGCAGGAGAGTCAGCTGCTGGCCATGATGGACCCGACGGAGGCCGATGTCCGTCGCTTCGTCGAGGCCCCGTTCCGAGGCGTGGAGCCGAGCGACCTGGACACGCGGCGCTTCTACGCCGTGACGCTCGCGGGGAACTCTGGCCGCGTCGCCGTCCGGGACTGGTTCCAGACGAGCCTGGGCGAGGTGAAGCAGAACCTGCGTCGCTACTTCGCGGACCTCCGCCTGGGGGACAGCGCACCGAGTGGCCCCGTCCCCATCTGGCGGATGCTCAAGGCCGTGGAGGCCCCCTCGGGGCGCGGGCTCACGCCGGATGTCTCGACCCGGATGCTCGGGGCGGCGCTCCGAGGGCATCCGTTCCCTCGGCAGCTGCTCTCCGCGGCGCTGGACCGACTCCGACTGCCCCCCTCGGACGACAAGCTCGAGCGCGAGCAGCTCCGACTCCGTGTCGCCCTCATCAAGGCCTATCTCATCCGTCATCGCGGCGACAACGCCGCTCCCCTGGAGGTCACCGTGTCACTGGACAAGAGCAATTCCTCTCAACCCTATGTCCTGGGGCGACTCTTCGCCGTGCTGGAGCGCTTGCAGGGCGCGGCGCTGAAGGACCTCAACGCCACCATTCGCGATCGCTACTTCGGCGCGGCCTCGCGCAATCCCGTCACGGTGTTCCCCCGGCTGCTCCAGCTCTCGGTGCACCATGCCTCCAAGGCCGACTCGGGTGCCCGGCTCGAGCGGCAGAAGGGCGAGGTCATGGCGCTGCTGCCTCCCAAGGCCCCCTTCCCGAGCGTGCTCACGCTGGAGGAGCAGGGCCTCTTCGCCGTGGGCTACTACCACCAGCGAGAGGCGTTCTTCGCCAAGCGAGCGCCCTCCGAGGGCGGGCCTTCGAGCGACGACTCGTCCGACGATTGATGTTGCCTGGTTCCAACCCCTTTCAAACAGAGGAAACACACCATGTCCGAACTCAAGAGCCGTCATGACTTCGTCCTGCTGTTCGATGTCCAGGATGGCAATCCCAATGGCGACCCCGATGCGGGGAACCTGCCGCGAATCGACCCCGAGACGGGGCATGGCCTCGTCACCGACGTGAGCCTCAAGCGCAAGGTGCGCAACTTCATCTCCCTGACCCAGGAGGGGAAGCCGGGGTTCGACATCTTCGTGAAGGAGAAGGCCGTCCTGAACGCGACCATCGACCGTGCCTACGAGGCGCTGAAGATCGACCTGAACGAGAAGCCCAAGAGCGCCGAGGACGGCAAGAAGCGGAACGACAAGGGCGTGGCCCAGGGGTCGGAGGTGGACCGGGGGCGCAAGTGGATGTGCGAGACGTTCTTCGATGTCCGCACCTTCGGCGCCGTGATGTCCACGGGCGCCAACGCCGGGCAGGTGCGTGGGCCCGTGCAGCTCACGTTCGCGCGCTCGGTGACGCCCATCGTCTCGCTGGAGCACTCCATCACCCGCATGGCCGTGGCGACGGAGGCGGAGGCGGAGAAGCAGGGCGGCGACAACCGCACCATGGGCCGCAAGAACACGGTGCCCTACGGGCTCTACATGGCCCATGGCTTCGTGTCTCCGTACCTCGCGAAGCAGACCTCGTTCTCCCAGGCCGACCTGGAGCTGCTCTTCAAGGCCTTCCTGCACATGTTCGAGCTGGACCGCAGCGCCGCGCGCGGGCTCATGTCGATGCGCAAGGTCATCGTGTTCAAGCACGGCTCGGAGCTGGGGAACGCGCCGGCGCATGCGCTGTTCGACCGCGTGAGCGCGACCCCGAAGCAGCCGGGCAAGCCGGCCCGGTCGTTCGCGGACTTCACCGTGACGGTGGATACGGCGGGGTTGCCCCAGGGCATCGAGGTGATGGACCTGTCCGCGTGAGCGGCGAGCAGTGGGTGTCGCTGTCCGCCCTCCAGCACCTGCTGTACTGCGAGCGGCAGGCGGCGCTCATCCACGTGGAGCAGCTCTGGCGCGAGGACGTGAACACCGCGTCGGGACGGCTGCTCCACGAGCGGGTGGACCTTCCCGGACATGATGCGCGTCCGGGGCGCAGAGTGGAGCGCGCCGTCCGGCTGGGGTCCGAGCGGCTGCGCATCTCCGGCCGCGCGGACCTCGTCGAGTACCACCCGGATGCCACCTGCCCCACCGGATGGCGCCCCTTCCCCGTGGAGGTGAAGCGCGCCCGACGTAAGTCGAGCGAGGCCGACCGGGTCCAGCTCTGTGCCCAGGCCCTGTGCCTGGAGGAGATGCTCGGCGTCGAGGTGCCCGAGGGCGCGCTCTACTTCGGCGCCCAGCACCGGCGACAGGCGGTGACCTTCGATTCGGCGCTCCGGGCGAGGACGGAGGAGGCCATCGCGCGGATGCATGGACTGTTGGCCCAGCGGAGGGTGCCCCTCGTGCCGAGGGCCCCGAAGTGCGAGGCGTGCTCGCTCGAGCCCCTGTGCTTGCCTCACGTCACGGCGGGGCAGCGGCGTGTCTCGGATTACCTGCGCCAACTGGTGGAGCAAGAGGCAGGAGACAGGGCGGGCATGTCGGGCGCCCGCGGCGACCCGGGGGACCCATGACGACCGCGCTCAATACGTTGTTCATCACCGCGGAGGGCACTCGCCTCAACAAGGAGGGAGAGTGCGTGGTGGTGACCATCCAGGAGGAGAAGAAGGCGGAGGTGCCGCTGCGTCACCTGCGGTCGGTCGTGTGTCTGGCTCGGGCCTGGTTGACGCCCGAGCTGATGGAGAGCTGCGTCGAGGCGGGCATCCACGTCTCCTTCTTCGGGATGACCGGGCGGTTCCTGGCGCGGGTCGAGGGGTTGCCCGGTGGCAACGTCCTGCTGCGCAGGCAACAGTTCCGAGCGGCGGATGACCCGGGTGTCACACTGCGGTTGGCTCGGGCCATCGTGGTGGGGAAGGTGGCGAACGCGCGGCAGTTCCTGCAACACGCGCGGCGGGACGCAGCCGAGGAGGCTCGGCTTCCGCTGGAGGAGGCTTCGCGTCGACTCTCCGAGCACCTTCGCGCCCTGGAGCGCGCGGAGGAGCTGGACCCGGTGCGAGGGCTGGAAGGCATCGCGGCTCGGGACTACTTCGAGGCGTTTCCGGCGCTGCTGAAGGGAGATGCTCGGCGCTTCTCGTTCGATGGACGCAACCGCCGCCCGCCGAGGGACCCGCTCAACGCGCTGCTGTCGTTCGGCTATGCGCTGCTGGCGCAGGACTGCGCCGGGGCGTTGGCGGGCGTGGGGCTCGACCCGGCCGTGGGGTTCCTCCATGAGGACCGGCCCGGAAGATTGTCCCTGGCGCTGGACTTGATGGAGGAGCTGCGCTCGCCCGTGGTGGATCGGCTCGTGCTTTCGCTGGTCAATCGCGCGCAGCTCAAGCCCGAGGACTTCAAGACGGAGGCCGCCGGGGCGGTGCTCCTCAAGGACGACGCGCGCAAGACCTTCCTCGTGGCGTACCAGAACGCGAAGCAGGGGAGCGTGCAGCACCCGTTCCTCGGGCAGCAGACGACCTGGGGCCTGGTTCCCCACCTGCAAGCACTGCTGCTCGCGCGGACCCTGCGCGGCGAGCTGGATGGCTACCCGCCCTTCACGGTGCGCTGATGCGCAAGGTCACCGTCCTGGTGTGTTACGACGTGAAGGTGTCGGACCCCGAGGGCCCGCGCAGGCTCCGCCGCATCGCCCGGGCGTGCCGGAACCATGGCGTGCGCGTTCAGTATTCGGTCTTCGAGTGTGTCCTGGAGCCGAAGGATTGGGTCGTGCTGCGCGCGCGCTTGCTCGACGAGATGGATGCGGAGCGCGACAGCCTGCGGTTCTATTTCCTGAGCGAGGACGTCGCTCGGAAGACCGAACATCACGGCACCCGCGTCCCGCTCGATGTCGAGGGACCCCTCATCCTGTAGGCTGCTCGCGCGCTCCCCCGTGGATGCGCGCGAACCTGTCCCGGTGTGGCCTGCTTCGAGGGTTCGCGCTCTTTGAAATCACCAATAGTCTTCATGGGTTGAATGGGCGGAGCGCGGGGACCGGGGAGGCGGCGGCAGCGCGGACAAGGGGGTTCGCGCAAACCGGCCGGATTCCTGAGTCCCCATGGTAGGTTGCACGGGCAGAGTCGCTCCTCGTGACCGCGAGGAGCGTGGATTGAAACGAGGGCTCCCTGGCGGACCTCAGAGCTTGGACCGGTCGCTCCTCGTGACCGCGAGGAGCGTGGATTGAAACACGCTCTGCACTTGGGCGGGCCACCGCGCCCCACGTCGCTCCTCGTGACCGCGAGGAGCGTGGATTGAAACCCCGCGATGTTGGGCCGGATGACGTTTTCCTCTCTCGTCGCTCCTCGTGACCGCGAGGAGCGTGGATTGAAACCGGGGGGCCTTCCCCGCAGGCTGCACCTCCAGCGCGTCGCTCCTCGTGACCGCGAGG
Coding sequences within:
- the cas5c gene encoding type I-C CRISPR-associated protein Cas5c: MKTAASKRMRVRARGPVACFTRPEMKAERVSYEVMTPSAARGVLEAILWKPAIRWHIHEIAVLAEVRWTSFRRNEVNSRAVVGKFDYAADEDRAQRNTVALRDVDYLITASFSMVPGKSGPEDNVRKFEEMFERRLEKGQFFQAPYLGCREFAARVEPASADLNPLASEHRSLGLMFFDFDFGEPGGTVRPLFFEGRLDRGVLQVPTRDEVLKHNGGLS
- the cas8c gene encoding type I-C CRISPR-associated protein Cas8c/Csd1, producing the protein MMLTALNDYARERGLVDDPLYETKAVDFLIRLDRKGKLLGLEPTQDEKGRGIPMSIPRLPPRSVNVSAGFLADNTKYVLGHDPETASREGKANKGVARLAAFLKLVREALADVDVPELRAVEGFLANDAARAKAIAERSAEEWTGAEMLAFKVGDSTELVHELPDVRAWWERRSQKVASLGKKGLCLVSGKMGVLADTHPKLKNVPSAQGAGASLVSFNASAFTSHGFEQGDNAPVSQQAALGYTAALNDLLRKSDERRFRQGIQLGEDSVLVFWTNSTAEQESQLLAMMDPTEADVRRFVEAPFRGVEPSDLDTRRFYAVTLAGNSGRVAVRDWFQTSLGEVKQNLRRYFADLRLGDSAPSGPVPIWRMLKAVEAPSGRGLTPDVSTRMLGAALRGHPFPRQLLSAALDRLRLPPSDDKLEREQLRLRVALIKAYLIRHRGDNAAPLEVTVSLDKSNSSQPYVLGRLFAVLERLQGAALKDLNATIRDRYFGAASRNPVTVFPRLLQLSVHHASKADSGARLERQKGEVMALLPPKAPFPSVLTLEEQGLFAVGYYHQREAFFAKRAPSEGGPSSDDSSDD
- the cas7c gene encoding type I-C CRISPR-associated protein Cas7/Csd2, whose protein sequence is MSELKSRHDFVLLFDVQDGNPNGDPDAGNLPRIDPETGHGLVTDVSLKRKVRNFISLTQEGKPGFDIFVKEKAVLNATIDRAYEALKIDLNEKPKSAEDGKKRNDKGVAQGSEVDRGRKWMCETFFDVRTFGAVMSTGANAGQVRGPVQLTFARSVTPIVSLEHSITRMAVATEAEAEKQGGDNRTMGRKNTVPYGLYMAHGFVSPYLAKQTSFSQADLELLFKAFLHMFELDRSAARGLMSMRKVIVFKHGSELGNAPAHALFDRVSATPKQPGKPARSFADFTVTVDTAGLPQGIEVMDLSA
- the cas4 gene encoding CRISPR-associated protein Cas4, which encodes MSGEQWVSLSALQHLLYCERQAALIHVEQLWREDVNTASGRLLHERVDLPGHDARPGRRVERAVRLGSERLRISGRADLVEYHPDATCPTGWRPFPVEVKRARRKSSEADRVQLCAQALCLEEMLGVEVPEGALYFGAQHRRQAVTFDSALRARTEEAIARMHGLLAQRRVPLVPRAPKCEACSLEPLCLPHVTAGQRRVSDYLRQLVEQEAGDRAGMSGARGDPGDP
- the cas1c gene encoding type I-C CRISPR-associated endonuclease Cas1c, with protein sequence MTTALNTLFITAEGTRLNKEGECVVVTIQEEKKAEVPLRHLRSVVCLARAWLTPELMESCVEAGIHVSFFGMTGRFLARVEGLPGGNVLLRRQQFRAADDPGVTLRLARAIVVGKVANARQFLQHARRDAAEEARLPLEEASRRLSEHLRALERAEELDPVRGLEGIAARDYFEAFPALLKGDARRFSFDGRNRRPPRDPLNALLSFGYALLAQDCAGALAGVGLDPAVGFLHEDRPGRLSLALDLMEELRSPVVDRLVLSLVNRAQLKPEDFKTEAAGAVLLKDDARKTFLVAYQNAKQGSVQHPFLGQQTTWGLVPHLQALLLARTLRGELDGYPPFTVR
- the cas2 gene encoding CRISPR-associated endonuclease Cas2, with product MRKVTVLVCYDVKVSDPEGPRRLRRIARACRNHGVRVQYSVFECVLEPKDWVVLRARLLDEMDAERDSLRFYFLSEDVARKTEHHGTRVPLDVEGPLIL